A window of Variovorax paradoxus EPS genomic DNA:
CCCTGCCGGCGGGTGTTTTTCCATCTTGAAAGCGTAGCCATGCCCACACCGTCGTCGAAGAGAACCGAGCTGCGTGTTCTGGGCACGTCGGTAACGCTCACGGAAGCCGTGCGCAAGCGCGCCATGTCGGATCTGGGGCTGCGCATCCATTTCGAGGTGCTCGACGGCTTCGACGCGCAACGCCAGGCCGTGATCGAGCAGGGCAGCTTCGACGTCTACGACCAGTGGTTCCACAGCATCGACTACCTCTGGCCGACCGGTGCGCTGCAGCCGATCGAGCTCGACCGCATCGACCACTGGTCCGAAGTCAATGCCTTGCCCAAGACCGGCCGGCTCGCGCCGGACTCCCGATACGGGCAAGGCTGCAACCCCGTGACGCGCCTCTTTGTGCAGGCGGACGGCAGCGTGGGCGATGCGACCAGCGGGCAGATCAGCATGCTGCCGCTCACGCACAACGCGGACAGCTTCGTCTACCTGCCGGGCGAGGTTTCGCAGCTCTTCGATGCCGCCGAGGAAAGCTGGTCGTGGCTGGTGTCGCCCCAATGCAATGGCCGCGCGGCGCTGCAGGCCGATGCCGCCATCGGCGCCCTGGACGCGGTGCTGGCGCTTCGGGCGAGCGGCGAGATGAAGTTCGGCGACATCAGCAACCTGGAGATCGAGGAGATCGACCAGATGATCTCGCTGCTGATGGCCAAGAAGAAGGCCGG
This region includes:
- a CDS encoding ABC transporter substrate-binding protein is translated as MPTPSSKRTELRVLGTSVTLTEAVRKRAMSDLGLRIHFEVLDGFDAQRQAVIEQGSFDVYDQWFHSIDYLWPTGALQPIELDRIDHWSEVNALPKTGRLAPDSRYGQGCNPVTRLFVQADGSVGDATSGQISMLPLTHNADSFVYLPGEVSQLFDAAEESWSWLVSPQCNGRAALQADAAIGALDAVLALRASGEMKFGDISNLEIEEIDQMISLLMAKKKAGLFRGFWGNYADAARMMIDARVAIQSNWSPAIAAYEKAGLAYRLACPKEGYRAWYGGLGISRRAQGPKLDAAYRYLNWWHSGWAGAAMARQGFYISNPERTRAHLSPAEWGYWYEGEPASEDLPGTDGSILIHRGSVRDGGSYVQRMSNVAVWNTVMDEHNYLVRKWTEFLRSG